In a single window of the Paramisgurnus dabryanus chromosome 23, PD_genome_1.1, whole genome shotgun sequence genome:
- the LOC141281488 gene encoding uncharacterized protein has product MKYKKYLVENKDIPRTTQHRWRRRIQHVGVQGQQNAFVGVFQQNQTSEGQNPVVTISPAETSSQVFADVDDIQHDLDTSDRSLQVFADVDDRHDGLDAPERSLQQQVCKESTLPHTTSIQHDEVEVDVQMLSCEEQTTSDYQEESSDHGSKDMQHGKDIRENGIMGKTPINGSHVPPLWTMSEYSEKALQEQKRKEHELLILALKLKHDLTDEALGDILKVINAVTGKQSVSTTKYNFYKNMNDYKDYILIKHFCSDCSMFMETKDESVSCKICGKQVEKCNYEILLHNIRFRS; this is encoded by the exons ATGAAGTACAAGAAGTATCTCGTGGAGAATAAAGACATTCCTAGAACAACACAGCATCGCTGGAGAAG ACGAATCCAACATGTTGGAGTGCAAGGACAACAAAATGCTTTTGTTGGTGTTTTTCAG CAGAACCAAACTTCTGAAGGCCAGAACCCAGTTGTGACCATCAGCCCTGCAGAGACATCCAGTCAG GTTTTTGCAGATGTTGATGACATACAACATGATCTGGATACATCTGACAGGTCATTGCAG GTTTTTGCAGATGTTGATGACAGACATGATGGTCTGGATGCACCTGAGAGGTCCTTGCAG CAACAAGTTTGTAAGGAATCAACTCTACCTCATACTACAAGCATTCAACATGATGAAGTGGAAGTCGATGTGCAG ATGCTTTCCTGTGAAGAACAGACAACATCTGACTACCAAGAAGAGTCGAGTGATCATGGCAGTAAGGACATGCAACATGGCAAAGACATTAGAGAGAATGGAATTATGGGGAAAACACCCATAAATGGAAGCCACGTTCCTCCTTTATGGACAATGTCAGAATACAGTGAGAAAGCACTTCAGGAGCAAAAAAGAAAAGAGCATGAGTTGCTCATTCTAGCACTAAAATTAAAACATGATTTGACTGATGAAGCACTAGGAGACATACTTAAAGTCATAAATGCTGTAACTGGTAAACAGTCAGTTTCAACtactaaatataatttttacaaaaacatgaATGATTATAAGGACTATATTCTTATCAAGCATTTCTGTTCAGATTGTTCTATGTTCATGGAAACAAAAGATGAAAGTGTAAGTTGCAAAATTTGTGGCAAACAGGTTGAA AAGTGCAACTACGAAATATTATTGCACAACATTCGTTTTCGCAGTTGA